TGAAGACTGAGGAAGAAGTAATTCAGGTAATGGCCTACTATAATTCCCTGTAACCTCAATAACTAAAATCATAACCCGCACCTGGATGCGGGTTTTTTTATGGCCTTTTCTTTATATGAATAAACGCGAATAGTCATTTTTAACAATGCGTTAAAATATCTTGGCTGAAGAATTTTGTAACTTTTTATAAAGTCCAAGTCTATGAAAAAAAGCATTCTTCCCTTGATTTTTGTCTTCTGTTTATACCTGAGCCAAGCTCAGGACATGAGTTACAATCAGCCATGGCTATCGGTAATGCCGGGTGAAAGGTCATTAGCCTTTGGAATTCCTCAGCGATCGGTCTTTTCAGATGTACAAGGCACGCCTTACGCCAATGAAGAATTCCTTGAAGGAACCCTTTACAGATTTGGCAAAGCCAAATTTAAAGGGCGGTTTCGCTACAATGCCTATACCAATGAAATAGAAAATGAGTCAAAGAACGGGCCCCTTGTTCTATTGCGAACAGATTATTACCAGGTTACTATTGGGAACGACCTCTACATTATTGCTTCTTATTTGGAAAAGGGCGCAATCAGAAAATCCTACTTTGTGGAAAAGAATAAGGGTAAAGTATGTCTTTTAAAAAAAGAGAGTAAGGAGTTATCGCAATTGGAATTTCCCGGATCTTCATACAGGCCGGAGCGTGCAGCCAGATTTAAAGATGAGGTATCTTATTATTTAAAAGTGGGTTCTGATCCTGCAGTTAAGGTAGGTTTAAAGAAAAAAGATATGGTAAAAGTATTAGCGGATCATCAGAAAGAAGTGCAGGCATTCATCAAAGAAAACTCTTTAAAGATAAGATCGGAAGAAGATGTGTTGCAACTCCTGGCATATTACAACTCACTTTGACCAAATGGATAGAATGGATTCTAAATGAGCTGTTTACTCATTACATCAAAACCCCATGGGATGTAAACGATGAAGATTACAGCTCAGATCAGATAAACCTAAAAATAAAAAAGCCCGCTAATTGCGGGCTCTTTTCTATGTAAACTAGTGTTTTTACTAGACTTTAGTCAAAGTAATAGAGGCATTAGCCTGTGCACCACAACTTGCTCCACCCTCGTCATCTGCAAAGTCGATAACTAAAACAGAGTCGTCACCGGCAGTATAACCACCTGTTGCATTACTGGGTCCGAGAGTTGTAGAAGAACCACAACCTACTCCGGTAGCCTGCCCCGCATCAACTACAACTGTCCCGCAAACAAGGGTAAAGTTAAAGTCGATTGGACTAAATGTACCTAAGTCCGGATAGATCTGAGCGTTGAATACTCTCGCATCATTACTGGAAGCCCCCTGAGAGATCGTTACAACCCCTTGTGGGAACACTGTTGATCCAAAAATACCTGTAGCAGTAGTAGTAAGCTGGTAATCTCCTATAAAGAAATCCTCTTCCACAGGACATACCTGGAACATGCTTATGGTAAGCGTTCCGGGATCAACATTAGCATCACCCGATCCTGTGATTCCTGCTAATTCCAAAGTAACTGTTTTGGTTTCACCGATTTCTATTCCGGCATCTATTCCTGTAAAACTTAGCAAACCTACATAAGAATTTGCCGGAATCGTTACAGATCCTGCCACGCTGTACTGATCAGCAGTTGCTTCATCTTCAGCTCCTGAGACAACATTAACATTTACCGTTCTGTCAGCATCCGAAATAGTTGACACCTCAATAGGAATCTCAATTTCAGCACTGGAATCAAATACAACGGGTAAGTTAATAGCGCTTGTGTTAAACGTAACAAACGTTTGCCCATTGACGTTGTCGTATATTACCAGGTCCTCTTCACATGAAGTGAAGCTGATGATAGCAATTACGATAAGTGCAATATATTTTTTCATAATATTTCTTTTTTAAGTGTTAGTATCCTGGGTTTTGCTGCTCACGAAGACCTGGGTTCGCATTGAATTCCACGATAGGCAGTGGCAATGTAAACCTGAAGTCCGTTGCTGGAAGCGTACAAGCTCCATTAAACGCGCAATCAATCGGGTCTTTTAAGACTCCCTGGTTAGCACGGGCACCCAATCTTTTGATGTCCTTGTAACGATGACCTTCAAAGGCCAATTCAATTCTTCTGGCATCAAGGATTGCTGCGAAAGCTTCTGTTTCATTAGCAAATACCGGTAAAGCAGTATCTGTTCCGAAACGAGCGTCGTTTAACTGCTTTAATAAAGCCGCAGTAGAATTCGTAGCACCGTTAATACTTCCTGCATCGGCGTAAGCCTCAGCGCGGATAAACAACATTTCTGAAGAACGAAATACTTTGAGGTCGTTCATCAAAGGCTGCCCTTCAGATCCTGGATACTTCTGGATCACCAGAATGTCAGTAGCCGGGTTGTTATTCGTCGCATAATCAGGATCAATAACACTTGTTGGTGCCACATTCACATCATAGCGAATATCTGCAGGATCTAACAAGTTAAATAAAGAACGTCCCATTTCGAAATAAGGAGAACCAGAAAGGGTAGCATCTACGAAGGCAAAACGAGCACCGGCCCATCCACCTGCGGCAGGACTACCTGTAGCACCCTGTCCGTCATAAGGATCATTGTTTGTTCTTTCTAACTTAAAGATGATCTCGGTATTATCAGTATCAAGGAACATCGCCTCGTACTGAGCTCTGTTTGCAATACCGTACTTGTCTAACAATTGCTGACTCAAAGTAGCAGCCAGAGTGTAGTTCCCACGGTAAGCAGCAATACGAGCCCTTAACGCTGTTACAGCATCTCTGTTTGCGAATGTCGGATCACTTGTGTCTGCACCAATAAGGGATTGAGCACGATCTAAATCAGCAAGGATCAATGCATAAACCTCTCCGTTGGTATTTCTCAACAACTGCTCGTCAATGGTAGGAACACGATCGAGAGCAATTACCCCAAGGGCGCTGTCATCCGTATAATCTGTTGTGAAATACTCCATAAGGAACCAATGAGCCCATGCTCTTAAGAAGTAAGACTGGCCTACAATGTCATTGTATTGAGCTTCTTCTCCTGCTTCAGGCGTGATTCCTTCAGCAGCTTCGATAAGCCTGTTAGCCGAATTGATAGCACCATATGCGCCTACCCAGAAGCTGGCAGGAGCTGTACTACCTGCATTTAAAACAAAACCGTAATCGGCAAGTCCCTGGCCTCCATTATCAAAACCGATAGAGAGTTCATCAGTGAAGATCGAACTAAAGGCGATCTCACCGGAAAGGTCGTAATTGGCATAGACCCCAAAGAGTCCGGCCTGAAGATCCGCTACGTTTTCGAAAGCGGCATCGGCATCCAATCGTCCTGGCTGGTCAATATCGATCGCATCGTTACACGCTACGAGGACTGTTACCAAGCCAAATAGATAAAATAGTTTTTTATAATTTTTCATTGCTCTTTTTATTTTTAAAATCCTAATTCGAATCCTACTGATAGTGTCTTAGGTGTTGGATACAAACGTGAAGTATTACTTAACGCTTCTGCATCAAACCCTCTCCATTTTGTAATAGTAAATAGGTTTTCTGCGTTTCCAAATATTCTAAGTCTTGAGAATCCTGTACCTTCTAGCAGTCTTGCCGGGAAGCTGTATCCGATAGAGGCAAAACGCAATCTGATATAATCAGCATCTGTTACATAGCGGTCAGAGCCAAATGATGCTCTGTTAAATGCATCGTAAGATGGAATATCAGTGACTCTGTTATCCGGAGTCCACGCTCTAAACAAATCACGAGAAGATCTAAACTGTCCGATGTTGTCCGGATTCTGGAATGAAGCAAGGTCATTGTCGAACCTGTCTACCCCAACAGTGTAGTTAAACTGTGTCTGAACAAAGAATCCTTTGTAATCCAGATTGAAACCAAAACTTCCGTTAAAATCAGGGAAAATGTTCTGATCTGTCCAAACTCTGTCAGTATCTGCATCAGGATTTTCTGTGATGTTACCATCTGCATCCAAAAACAACAGGTTACCATTAGCCGGGTTTACACCTGCATAACGAATGGTGTAGTATTCAAATAACTTTCCACCATTTCTACCTGTTCCGATGAGTTCCCCATCTTCACTTGGTAAATCACCCAATTCCTGTTTGTTGTAGTTCCCTACAAAATTCAGAACCAGGTTAAGCCCGTCGTCTCCTCCATTAAGGATGTTATAGTTCAAAGTAAGATCAACACCAGTATTAGTCAATGTTCCTGTGTTCGCATTCAATTGCGTTACCGCATTAATTGCAGAAACGGGAGTACTCTGGAACAAATCTGATGTTTCTTTTACATATCCGTCTACACTACCTCTCAACCTGCTGTTAAACAACTCAAAGTCGAGACCAACGTTACCCTGGGTAACGGTTTCCCATCGAAGGGTAGTATTCGCAATTTGAGAAAGGAATGTAGCAGTTTGGTTTGCATATCCCGGCCCTGTGGCAAAGAAGTTCTTTGTAAGGTCAGGTGAAGAGAAATAAGTATTACCTGCAATCCTCTGGTTACCTGAGGTACCGTAAGAGGCTCTTAACTTCAAGACATCAAAGACTGAATTTTCCATAAAGGCTTCGTTGTCAATATTCCAACGCCCGGCTACAGAATAGAAAGTCGCGTATCGGTTACTTCCTGCAAAACGGTAGGAAGCATCACGTCTGATTGTACCCGTGATCCCATAACGTCCGTCATAATCGTAATCAGCCTGGCTGAATACGGAGAACAGACCTGCATTTCTGATTGTCGCAGTAGGGTTGTCAGGGAACAGTAATGCGCCCTGAGCAGTATCATAAAATACTGGTACAAGTCCGGCACCATCTCCTGGTGAGAAAGTCTTTGGGTTTAACCCGTTAGCAAAATATCCAAAAGCTCTCAAATGTGCCTTAAAATATTCTGAGTAAACCCCCATATCCAATGTGTGCTTGCCCCAGGTATTGTTGTAATTCAATGAAGTTACCTGGTTGTAGCTAAACTGTCTGGTAGAGATTTGCTGCTGGAATCCTGAAGTTGGGTTTTCAGCGCCTCCAAAAAGAAGTGCGTTAAAGGAAGTTGGACCTTCCGCCCTGGTCAAGAATTCACTTTGGTAATCAGCACTCATGGTTACATTCGCAGAAAGATTATCAGTAATCTGATATCCCGCCTGGAAGCTTCCGATAAGCTTAACCTCTTCTTCTTTTCTGGTATAAGTTCTTAACCTGTCTATAAGGAAAAGAGGAGTGTTAGCAAATGTCAATGGTGAAAGAAGGTCAGCACCTGTGGTATAATCATCAGGAGTGATATAAGGTACCGACTGATAGGCACCAAGGATATAGTTCCTGTTGATAGCACCAGAACCAATAGAGTTAGGCTCGTTAGATTCTGAATAGTTAATCGTTAGATTAGTGCTGTAATTGAATTTTTCGTTCTCAGATTTTCCTGTAGTATTATTACGAATACTGAAACGCTTAAGGTTTGAATCCTGAAGCACACCTTCCTGGTCAAAATAACCTAAAGAAGTAAACTGTGTAAAGTTCTCACTACCTGATTGCAGGGTAAGCGTATGATTCTGAGTAAGTCCGGTATCGAAAAAGTAATTGGCCCAATCAAAAGTGGGGGCCGCAGCAATTTCTTGATCCGTAAGTGTTGCACCTCGTCCTAGTCCTCTCTGCTGTTCAAGACCAAGCTGCTCTTGAGAATCCATGAGGTTGTAGTCATTATCCTGAAGAGTACTAAAACTCATGATTCCGGTATAATTGACTTGAAGGCCCTGATTAAAGTTACCCTGACGTGTCTTGATCACAATTACCCCGTTCGCACCCCTGTTACCGTAAATTGCAGTTGCCCCCGCATCTTTCAATACAGAAACTGAAGCGATGTCTTGTGGGTTTAAACTACGGAAGTTATTCTCATCTACAGGTACACCGTCTATAATGTAGAGCGGCTGTGTGTTACCGTTGATGGAAGTTACCCCACGAAGGTTTACGTTAGAAGCGGCACCGGGCTGTCCGGTAGAAGTGGTAATGTTAAGACCTGCTACCTGTCCGGAAAGTGTCTGGACAAAACTCGCGTTTGGTCTGTTCTCAATAGTCTCCGCATTAATCGTTACCGATGCAATACTCGACTTTTCCTTGGTAGAGTTACGATACCCCTGAACTACAACTTCCTGCAGTGCTTCAGCATCATCTTCCATTTGAACATTAATGGTACTAGCAGTACCAATAGTTCTCGTCACCGTCTTTTGCCCCAGATAACTGTACCTTAATACCTGTCCAACACGGGCAGAAATAGTATAGTTTCCGTCAAAATCGGTTTGTGTTCCGGTCGTTGTTCCAACAACTAAAACCGCAACACCAGGTAGAGGCATCCCGCTTTGGTCTGTCACAACACCTGAAATACTCTTCTCTTGTGCAAAAGAAAAGCTCATGCAGAGCACCAATAATGGTGTCAACATCCATGTTAACTTTGATTTCATTTAATTAGATTTTTGAATTAGCCAGCTGCAAAAATGATAATTATAAGTTAATTTTCCAAACGAGAAGTGAAAGTGGCGTTAAGGCTTGTTAAAATATGGTCATTTATTATTGATAATGTAATCATTTTGGCAATTTGATTAACTATCATCAAAACTTTTAACGATATATTTTAAATCCTTATGTTCTTAACTGCCTCAAATTTGGATACTAAATGGCCTTATTAAAAGAATATCACCGTTTCTTATACGAAGCCGGAACCGACGAGGCGGGCCGGGGATGTCTGGCCGGTCCGGTTACCGCAGCCGCCGTTATTCTCCCTCCGGGATACATTTCTGACCTACTCAATGACTCAAAGGTTCTTTCGGAGAAACAAAGAGGTATTATCGGTGCTGAAATATTATCGGATGCCCTGAGTTACAGTATAGTCCATATTGAGCCTGCCATGGTAGATGAAATTAATGTCCTCAACGCTTCTATCCTTGGAATGCACAAAGCCCTTTCAGGCCTTAGTGTAGAACCCAGACATATCCTTGTGGATGGAAATCAATTTAAGCCCTTCAAAAAATATTCACACGAGTGTATCGTAAAAGGAGATGGGAAATACATGAGTATAGCTGCAGCTTCCGTCCTGGCAAAGAATTCAAGGGACGATTATATGAGGAAGCTACACGAGGAGTACCCGGTCTACAACTGGCAGCAAAACAAAGGCTACCCTACAGCGGAACATCGCAGGGCGATTCTCAAATACGGACTTACCCCTTATCACAGAAAAAGTTTTAAAATCAGGAATGATCAATTATCACTTGAACTATAAAACCCTAAATTTGTTCTAAAATTAGTGCATGAGAAGTATCCTGGCGATAGGCTTTATCGCAATCTTCATATCGGCCTGTAATTCTTTGGAACGTACTGAAATTTCATTAGAAGAGGCGATTCCCTCCAATGCAGCCCTTATCCTTAAAGTAAAGGACCCGGCTTCTTTAAAGCGTGATCTCAGGAACTGCGATTTTATCCCATCTTCTTCTACTGTGAAATATGGGGCTGATCTACTATATATAATCGGACAATTAAAAGAACTCCAAACTAAAGATGAGGGTTACCTGGTGGCCATACCCAATTCTTCTGACAGCCTCTCTTACGTTTATATATCTGAAATTGCCCCTAAAGAACAAACGGCAGACAGTGTTGAGACAGACAGTATTAGGGTGGAGCCTGAATTAATTGAGGAAACTACAGTATCGTCTGTAAAGTGGTTCACTTCTGAAACGGGAAATCTGAGATTTTCCAGCATAGATTCTTTGCTGGTCGCAGAAAAAAAATGGTTAAACTCAACCTCCTATCCCGGGAATGAATTACTATCCCTACTTAAAAACCCTGCCCCCGGAAAGGAAGTTTCCCTCTTTTTAAAGTCACCTCAACTCGATTCCCTGAATTCCTTAGTGGCAAATAAAAGTAGTTTTAACTGGACTCACTTAGCCAACTCCCTGGCACTGGATCTCAGGGCTTCACAGGACATATTACAATGGACAGGTGTTGGCACCGTTACGGATAGTACACCTTCACTCCTATCCCTTTTTTCAAATACCCAACCCGTAGTGAATACCCTTGCCTCCCTCGCCCCTGAGAGCGCAGACGGATTGCTTACGATTTCATTTACGGATGAGGCGGTCTTCAGGGCAAATCAGCAGCAACAATTTACTGAGGCCAATGACGCAGACGCGCTGTTTGGAACCACCGAAGAAGTAGGCCTCGTATTTCAAGGGCAAAATAAGGGAATAATCATCAATACATTTGGAGCACTAAGCCTGTCAGAATTTTTACAGGAATCGCGTAGCTCAGTGTATGATTACCAAGGAAAGGAGATAGGGGTCCTGGCATCTAGCGCTTTACTGGAAGAGGCTTTTCCCGCCTTTATTTCCAATTTTAAAGCTACCCACTATACAGTGCTCGACAATGCCTTTATCTTTTGTGAGGATAGAAGATTTATAGAACTTATGATCAGGAATATCAACAGTGAAAAAACTTTTGAGACTTCTGCGATATACGAAAGTGCCCGCTCCGAACTGGCGGAGGCTTCTTCTATGCTCTTCCTTGCGGATGGCGGCAAACTGACTGACGAAATTTCCCGCTATATCCCCAAAGCCATGTTATTAGGTCAGGGTTCAGACATGCCCGATCATGTCTTCGCCTTTCAGCTCGTCTCAGACCGATCCTTCTCCCACCTTAACACTTTTGTTAAAAGAAAAACGAATGCTCAAAAAAAACGGGGAGTTGCACCGCTCTTCACGGTTGAATTGGGGGCACCATTGGCAACTAACCCTCAATTTGTAACAGATCACAGGAATGATAAAAAAGAGATCGTTGTACAGGACACGGAGAACAACCTCTACCTGATCTCAACATCGGGTAAAGTTTTATGGAAGAAGAAACTCGAAGGAAGAGTACAAGGCAGAATAGAACAAATAGACCTCTACAAGAACGGTCGCTTACAACTTGCCTTTACGACCAGTAATCAGTTCCTGGTACTAGACAGGAACGGAAAAGAGGTAGCTCCTTTTGATATGTCCTTTTCCGGCCCCTTACTCAATCCGCTTTCGGTATTCGATTATGAAGGTAATCGCAATTACCGCTTTGTGGTGACCCAGGGCAGTGATGTACGTATGTACAACGGAAAGGGCAAAATTGTAGACGGATTCAAATACACAAAGGCTGAAACTGCGGTTCTCGACAGGCCGAGACATTTCAGGATCGGCAGCAAGGATTACTTAGTTTTTAAACTCGAAGACGGTTCCCTTAGAATTTTAAATCGGGTGGGCGATACACGGGTTGCGGTAGATGAAAGAATCGATTTTTCAGAAAACGATGTTTATCTCAACAATAACAAGTTTATTATCACCGATAAAACAGGGACGCTCTTTGCCATTGATACCCGTGGAAAGATCACAAAAACCCGTTTTAACCTATCCGAAGACCACGGGATAGACGCTACCACTAAAACCCTTTCAGTGATGAATGACAATGAGCTCACCATTAAAGGGAACAAGGCTAGCCTGGACCTTGGGGTCTATACAAAACCTCGTATCTTTTATATCTACGACAAGATCTACGTGAGCGTTACGGATATTCAGACGCAAAGGGCCTACCTCTTTGACAGCAATGCAATCTCATTTTCAGGGTTCCCGGTATATGCCGCTTCACCGATCGACCTTTCAGACTTGGATAACGACAGGAGGGTGGAGATCGTCTCCAAATTTGAGGAGAATTCAGTGATCGTGTACACGATCAATTAATTGAACTAAAAGGTATTAGAGGGGGTAAAATAGGGCTTACTTTCCGGAAATAAACATCAAATTTTTAGTATTTTTAGGAGTACTAATCGGTTTCTGGTATGGAAACCTTAAGAAGATATTCATGAAAAAAATAATCCTTAGTCTTTGTTTGATCTTATTTTTAATCGGGGGTGTTTATAGCCAGGACTGCAGCATATATTACCCTATGAAGGAAGGAGCCACATTTCAGTATACCAACTATGATAAAAAAGGAAAAACGGAAGGCGTCCTTGATTACGAGATCACAGAGGTTATCGCGAATGGCGGAGCTACCCAGGCTACCATGGTTATTGTAATGAAGGATGAAAAAGGTAAGGAAATATACAATACAGACTATAGCTTTACTTGTGAAGACAATAAGGTATCCATTGACTATGAATCCTTAGTGCCTGATAATTTGTTTGAGCAAATGGGGGATATGGAAATGGAGATCACCGGAACGGATATAGAATTACCTAACAATTTGGAAGTAGGACAAGTTTTGCCTGATGCCAATGTCACCATGACCATGAAGATGGGGGGAATGAATATGAAGACCACTGTGAATATCCTTAACCGAAAAGTAGAAAAAATGGAAACCGTCACCACTTCAGCCGGTTCTTTTAAGTGTTATGTGATCTATAGTGATAGTCAGACTAAGACAATGGGGATGAATAAAACCTTTCCTTCTCGACTGTGGCTGGCTGAAGGCGTGGGTATGGTAAAGCAGGAAACTTACAAGAAAAATCAGGATTTGATGAGCTGGACGGAGCTTACGGCATACTCTAATTGAATTTACCTGCCTGTTATTTCAACAGGGATTTATCTTCTGGAATTATAAAATAGGAATACTTACAGATCAGAAAGAGAGTAAACAATGTTTTAATCTCTTAACTATAACTGGCCAGGTTAGACTCAATATCCTCTTTTTTATCATCGGAAACTTCCCCTTCTTGTGTTTGTTCATACTGGATCTCAGATGAAGGGTTCCGGGCCTGGTTTGCATCAGTATCTGACGAACTCCACGCCTCATATTGCGAATTCAGCAACATTCCCAGGAAAAAGATTCCCAGCATGATTAGCTTGTGCGATATTTGGGTTCTGATACTAGACATTTTGATAGTTTTTTACTTTGGTTACTTACCTAATAGACGTTTATAGAAGGTAATTGTTACAAAATCAAAACCTTAGAATCATCTTTTTCTTCGATAAGACCCGGGAAAATCAATATTTATCGCAATTTCAGCTTATTCCAAATGTGCCTCAAACAGCTCACAGAAATGCCCGAGTAGCTTCTGCTTTACCTCTTGCATGTCCATAGAAGGTCTGCCCAGTTCTACATTGAGTGAAGTCACCCCCTTCCCCTTAATCCCACAGGGGATCATCAGATCAAAATAAGAAAGGTCGGTGTTTACATTAAGTGCAAATCCATGCATGGTTACCCATCTGCTGGCCCTGACGCCCATGGCACAGATTTTTCTCGCAAAGGGAGTGCCCACATCTAACCATACCCCGGTTTCACCTTCCGAGCGTTCTCCCTTAAGGCCGTAATCTGCCAATGTCAGGATGACCATCTCTTCAAGCAACCTCAGATATTTGTGGATGTCAGTAAAGAAATTATCAAGATCAAGGATGGGATAGCCCACAATCTGGCCAGGGCCATGGTAGGTGATGTCTCCGCCCCTGTTGATCTTGTAAAAAGTTGCACCTCTGCCGGCCAACTGTTTTTCATCTACCAACAAATTCTCCATATCTCCGCTCTTCCCCAGGGTATACACATGGGGATGTTCCACAAATAAAAAGTGATTTGGTGTTGGCCGCGTGGTGCCCTCCCTTCGGTTTCTGATCTTTTGATCCACAACCGCCTGAAACAACTGTTCCTGATAATCCCAGGTTTCCTTGTAATCCTTAAATCCCAAATCCTGGATGGCCACATGCTTATTCATAGGGCACAAAGATACAAGGATCAGTTGGGATTATTTAAAATGATCAGGGCTGCAATAACTCCCGGCACCCAACCACAAAGGGTAAGTAGAAAAACAATAATAAAAGAGCCACATCCCTTCCCTATGACAGACAAGGGGGGAAATAAAATGGC
This DNA window, taken from Muriicola soli, encodes the following:
- the lipB gene encoding lipoyl(octanoyl) transferase LipB; the protein is MNKHVAIQDLGFKDYKETWDYQEQLFQAVVDQKIRNRREGTTRPTPNHFLFVEHPHVYTLGKSGDMENLLVDEKQLAGRGATFYKINRGGDITYHGPGQIVGYPILDLDNFFTDIHKYLRLLEEMVILTLADYGLKGERSEGETGVWLDVGTPFARKICAMGVRASRWVTMHGFALNVNTDLSYFDLMIPCGIKGKGVTSLNVELGRPSMDMQEVKQKLLGHFCELFEAHLE
- a CDS encoding RagB/SusD family nutrient uptake outer membrane protein, which translates into the protein MKNYKKLFYLFGLVTVLVACNDAIDIDQPGRLDADAAFENVADLQAGLFGVYANYDLSGEIAFSSIFTDELSIGFDNGGQGLADYGFVLNAGSTAPASFWVGAYGAINSANRLIEAAEGITPEAGEEAQYNDIVGQSYFLRAWAHWFLMEYFTTDYTDDSALGVIALDRVPTIDEQLLRNTNGEVYALILADLDRAQSLIGADTSDPTFANRDAVTALRARIAAYRGNYTLAATLSQQLLDKYGIANRAQYEAMFLDTDNTEIIFKLERTNNDPYDGQGATGSPAAGGWAGARFAFVDATLSGSPYFEMGRSLFNLLDPADIRYDVNVAPTSVIDPDYATNNNPATDILVIQKYPGSEGQPLMNDLKVFRSSEMLFIRAEAYADAGSINGATNSTAALLKQLNDARFGTDTALPVFANETEAFAAILDARRIELAFEGHRYKDIKRLGARANQGVLKDPIDCAFNGACTLPATDFRFTLPLPIVEFNANPGLREQQNPGY
- a CDS encoding ribonuclease HII; this translates as MALLKEYHRFLYEAGTDEAGRGCLAGPVTAAAVILPPGYISDLLNDSKVLSEKQRGIIGAEILSDALSYSIVHIEPAMVDEINVLNASILGMHKALSGLSVEPRHILVDGNQFKPFKKYSHECIVKGDGKYMSIAAASVLAKNSRDDYMRKLHEEYPVYNWQQNKGYPTAEHRRAILKYGLTPYHRKSFKIRNDQLSLEL
- a CDS encoding YqaE/Pmp3 family membrane protein, whose translation is MSFIRVLLAILFPPLSVIGKGCGSFIIVFLLTLCGWVPGVIAALIILNNPN
- a CDS encoding ribonuclease HII; its protein translation is MRSILAIGFIAIFISACNSLERTEISLEEAIPSNAALILKVKDPASLKRDLRNCDFIPSSSTVKYGADLLYIIGQLKELQTKDEGYLVAIPNSSDSLSYVYISEIAPKEQTADSVETDSIRVEPELIEETTVSSVKWFTSETGNLRFSSIDSLLVAEKKWLNSTSYPGNELLSLLKNPAPGKEVSLFLKSPQLDSLNSLVANKSSFNWTHLANSLALDLRASQDILQWTGVGTVTDSTPSLLSLFSNTQPVVNTLASLAPESADGLLTISFTDEAVFRANQQQQFTEANDADALFGTTEEVGLVFQGQNKGIIINTFGALSLSEFLQESRSSVYDYQGKEIGVLASSALLEEAFPAFISNFKATHYTVLDNAFIFCEDRRFIELMIRNINSEKTFETSAIYESARSELAEASSMLFLADGGKLTDEISRYIPKAMLLGQGSDMPDHVFAFQLVSDRSFSHLNTFVKRKTNAQKKRGVAPLFTVELGAPLATNPQFVTDHRNDKKEIVVQDTENNLYLISTSGKVLWKKKLEGRVQGRIEQIDLYKNGRLQLAFTTSNQFLVLDRNGKEVAPFDMSFSGPLLNPLSVFDYEGNRNYRFVVTQGSDVRMYNGKGKIVDGFKYTKAETAVLDRPRHFRIGSKDYLVFKLEDGSLRILNRVGDTRVAVDERIDFSENDVYLNNNKFIITDKTGTLFAIDTRGKITKTRFNLSEDHGIDATTKTLSVMNDNELTIKGNKASLDLGVYTKPRIFYIYDKIYVSVTDIQTQRAYLFDSNAISFSGFPVYAASPIDLSDLDNDRRVEIVSKFEENSVIVYTIN
- a CDS encoding SusC/RagA family TonB-linked outer membrane protein, with product MKSKLTWMLTPLLVLCMSFSFAQEKSISGVVTDQSGMPLPGVAVLVVGTTTGTQTDFDGNYTISARVGQVLRYSYLGQKTVTRTIGTASTINVQMEDDAEALQEVVVQGYRNSTKEKSSIASVTINAETIENRPNASFVQTLSGQVAGLNITTSTGQPGAASNVNLRGVTSINGNTQPLYIIDGVPVDENNFRSLNPQDIASVSVLKDAGATAIYGNRGANGVIVIKTRQGNFNQGLQVNYTGIMSFSTLQDNDYNLMDSQEQLGLEQQRGLGRGATLTDQEIAAAPTFDWANYFFDTGLTQNHTLTLQSGSENFTQFTSLGYFDQEGVLQDSNLKRFSIRNNTTGKSENEKFNYSTNLTINYSESNEPNSIGSGAINRNYILGAYQSVPYITPDDYTTGADLLSPLTFANTPLFLIDRLRTYTRKEEEVKLIGSFQAGYQITDNLSANVTMSADYQSEFLTRAEGPTSFNALLFGGAENPTSGFQQQISTRQFSYNQVTSLNYNNTWGKHTLDMGVYSEYFKAHLRAFGYFANGLNPKTFSPGDGAGLVPVFYDTAQGALLFPDNPTATIRNAGLFSVFSQADYDYDGRYGITGTIRRDASYRFAGSNRYATFYSVAGRWNIDNEAFMENSVFDVLKLRASYGTSGNQRIAGNTYFSSPDLTKNFFATGPGYANQTATFLSQIANTTLRWETVTQGNVGLDFELFNSRLRGSVDGYVKETSDLFQSTPVSAINAVTQLNANTGTLTNTGVDLTLNYNILNGGDDGLNLVLNFVGNYNKQELGDLPSEDGELIGTGRNGGKLFEYYTIRYAGVNPANGNLLFLDADGNITENPDADTDRVWTDQNIFPDFNGSFGFNLDYKGFFVQTQFNYTVGVDRFDNDLASFQNPDNIGQFRSSRDLFRAWTPDNRVTDIPSYDAFNRASFGSDRYVTDADYIRLRFASIGYSFPARLLEGTGFSRLRIFGNAENLFTITKWRGFDAEALSNTSRLYPTPKTLSVGFELGF